A single genomic interval of Aerosakkonema funiforme FACHB-1375 harbors:
- a CDS encoding hybrid sensor histidine kinase/response regulator, whose amino-acid sequence MSVQKLEKGIILIVDDTPTNLSVLFDMLTASGFKVFVAEDGEDAIEQLEYCPPDLILLDVIMPGIDGFETCRRLKANESTKEIPVIFMTALSDTEDKVKGLNLGAVDYITKPFQHEEVLARVSIHLNLRNLAKQLQEQNVVLQQEIQQRTEAEQALLNLTSELERRVEKRTAELAQSNQLLSKFNRQLKLEIEERRQAEAALQQSEAKLRNQAQFLEQALRELQQTQTQLVQSEKLSSLGQLVAGVAHEINNPVNFIYGNLTHAHEYTQGLLKLLNLYQQKFPDPGSEIIEELEAIDLEFLAEDLPKLLCSMQVGAERIRQIVLSLRNFSRLDESDMKQVDVHDGIESTLLILHNRLKARSDRPAIQVIKEYCPLPLVECYAGQLNQVFMNLVANAIDAIEESFTINHLSLINDKRPTIREQGQIRIQTEIINRDFIRVTIADNGPGMTDEVRLKIFDPFFTTKPIGKGTGIGLSISYQIVVEKHGGQLKCVSVPGQGTEFAIEIPIRQPNQQNPLLQQA is encoded by the coding sequence ATGAGCGTTCAAAAACTAGAGAAAGGGATTATTTTAATTGTAGATGACACGCCAACCAATTTAAGCGTGCTGTTCGATATGTTGACAGCTTCTGGATTCAAAGTGTTTGTGGCGGAGGATGGCGAAGATGCGATCGAACAGCTAGAATATTGCCCGCCCGATCTCATTTTGTTGGATGTGATTATGCCGGGAATAGATGGGTTTGAAACTTGCCGCCGCTTGAAAGCGAATGAGTCAACTAAAGAGATTCCCGTAATTTTTATGACGGCGCTTTCCGATACTGAGGATAAAGTTAAAGGTTTGAATCTGGGCGCTGTGGATTACATTACTAAGCCATTCCAGCATGAAGAGGTATTAGCCCGTGTCAGCATTCACTTGAACTTACGGAATTTGGCCAAGCAACTGCAAGAGCAAAATGTTGTTTTGCAACAGGAAATTCAACAGCGTACAGAAGCAGAACAAGCGCTTTTGAACCTGACATCGGAATTAGAAAGGCGAGTGGAGAAACGTACTGCTGAACTTGCACAATCCAATCAGTTGCTGAGCAAATTCAATCGACAGTTGAAACTAGAAATTGAAGAGCGTCGGCAAGCAGAGGCGGCATTGCAGCAATCGGAAGCTAAATTGCGAAACCAAGCCCAATTTCTCGAACAAGCTTTGCGGGAATTACAGCAAACTCAGACGCAACTTGTACAGAGTGAAAAACTGTCTTCTCTGGGGCAGTTGGTTGCTGGTGTAGCTCACGAAATTAACAATCCCGTCAACTTTATTTACGGTAATCTCACCCACGCGCATGAGTATACCCAAGGCTTGCTAAAGCTCTTGAATCTCTACCAGCAGAAATTTCCCGATCCTGGGTCTGAAATTATTGAGGAGCTGGAGGCGATCGACTTGGAATTTTTGGCTGAAGACTTGCCGAAATTGCTTTGTTCGATGCAGGTGGGAGCGGAGCGCATTCGCCAGATTGTGCTGTCGCTGCGGAATTTCTCCCGCTTAGATGAATCGGATATGAAGCAGGTGGATGTTCATGATGGCATAGAAAGTACGCTACTGATTTTGCACAATCGGCTGAAAGCTAGGTCAGACCGTCCGGCTATTCAAGTAATTAAAGAATACTGTCCGCTCCCTCTTGTGGAGTGTTATGCGGGTCAACTGAACCAGGTGTTTATGAATTTGGTGGCTAATGCTATTGATGCCATTGAAGAGTCATTTACCATTAATCATTTGTCGTTAATAAACGATAAAAGACCAACAATAAGAGAGCAAGGACAAATTCGGATTCAGACCGAAATCATAAATCGCGATTTTATTAGGGTGACAATTGCTGATAATGGCCCTGGGATGACGGATGAAGTCCGCTTAAAGATTTTTGACCCCTTCTTTACAACAAAGCCAATCGGTAAAGGTACTGGTATTGGGTTATCAATCAGCTACCAAATTGTGGTGGAGAAACACGGTGGACAACTGAAGTGTGTTTCGGTACCAGGACAGGGGACGGAGTTTGCGATCGAAATTCCCATTCGCCAGCCAAATCAGCAAAATCCCTTGCTTCAGCAAGCTTGA